The Quercus lobata isolate SW786 chromosome 4, ValleyOak3.0 Primary Assembly, whole genome shotgun sequence genome segment aTGGAAAAACTGTAAGGTTAAAGTATAGAGTAGTAGGGagataaaaatgtaaaagtAAGTAAATGTTGGAGAATATGTAATTATAAAGTGGGaaattaataaggagaaaaataattaaaaaggaaagagaaaatattgaaaataggTTGATGATGTGGCACTGATGTGGTTCAATAGGAACATAGTAATATTAAATGTTATGctttaacttttagatatatatagatatagattcaaatatttatttatgattgatTGAAACGTATTAATCATATTTATTACCATATCAATTTGCAAGTTTTATGTAGTAAATCTTAgaatttccttatttttctttgcacgAGACTTCCACTCACACGTGTAGGTATAGTAAATCTTAgcatttccttatttttctttacaagAAACTTCCACTCACACCTGTGAAGCCTACGCCAACTAgcaattatgaaaaaagtttGTCTTTAAACTTACTgtttttgtatgtgtttttttttctttcacccATTGAACATTTGAAGGCTATATATTTCTGTATTTTACATAAATACAGAAACCATCTGTCTGATTATATCTTTCCTCAGATTGCATCTCCACCACGCTGGTTTGCTTATCAAAATGGGCCCGCCATAAAAACGCAGTTGCCTGCAGATTTGCATGATTATTCAAGATGGTTAGGTTTCACTATATATATGCTTTGTATACAATTCAGATGAAAAATGATGGTTTCAATTACAAGCGGCAGGCCCGGCCCAAGGCCTAGGCAAGTTAGGCCCAGGCCTAAGgcctcactaaaaaaaaaaaatatatcccCTTAGGAAAAAATGTCCCATTTCCAATTATTAAAagtccaaatttttataaaattatatatatttttaaaggttatgcattttttttattagtaatgttaaggatattacaaattttattattggcTTACAAATTTCCATGTTACTAATCATAAAAAAGTGATTTAAATATTCATTAGTTAGATTGATGAATTTCATCAATGAGAGTCAATGTCACATCATATTGTGAACATTTTATAGTGCTTTAAGCGCATGTTCCCTTctcatttctattaagactctcaaTGTACAAGACCAATAGAACTCTAACCTAATTGAAcctctaaaatatttcaaaaaaaatattgcaaatgtgttaaatcatcaattatagattaatctcccttaatagtttgagactttaatatttgataaagtcacacaccaaataatatttaTCTTCCTCTCTTAAAAACaagatataaaattaataattagattttttacTTTACTTAACTATGTATCGTTgtatattcaaaataaagatttttttaattgtaatatatctttatttatttttattaatatttatgtttcAATTATGATATttaattctctatatgaaattaacattagtttaGTCggtattattcatcaaattatatatttaatgtatcaaattgaCCAtgatttgattagtattaaataattttttttaattaatatttacatattaaaagcTGTGCATAAATTTTTTGCCTTAGGTTCCAAATAATGTAAGGCCGCCTCTAACAAGCGGGATTCAATAAGTATTTTGTTACCACACTTCGATGCAATAGATATGAAATTTGGTAATCAAATCATAGATAAGTTTTTGGATGCTTGCAGGAGGCCTACCCCCGTGACAAAGCTTCTACCAAGTAATGAAACTATACAAGGGGAGTGTACTTCACGAGACAACATTTTCATATCAAGGAATAGCTATAGGCACTTCAAAAAGTTCAAGACAAGTGTCTATTTATTTAGGCAAGATATCAAGCAGCCATGAATGTTGGTTTAACCATGGACCATATTTgcaggtttctctctctctctcaagtgtACAAGTTATGTGGctctctaattttgcattttttttttaacctattttcatttagtttttttttactgttacccaaAAGTACATGTTAACATATTTTTACCTATCTCTCATTAATCTCTCATTAATTTCTTGAGTTTACAACACAcgtttctctcttcttcatattttttagtattgttATTAATACCGTTTCGTTCCGGCCGGAACGGCCAAAATTTTTCGTACCGGTATGCAAAACGGTTCCggaaaccccccccccccgtTCCACCTTAGGTCAGATTTCGGGCAGTTTCAGTCCATTCCGACCGTTCCAGTAAATTTTGGCCAATTTCGGAAAGTACGCAAATTTTGGCCGGTACAGGATTTGgcctattattaaaaaaaaaaaaaacctgtaaaGGCCCAAACTACACCGTTTTGGACTTTACTAAAAGACCTAATCTCAGaccctttttctttcattctttcactTTCACTTTCACTCTCAAATCCCTCACTCACTGCCGTCGTGCTCGTGCTCACTGTCGTTGCTCAGTGTGCTCACTGCTAGTGCTAATCCTTCACTGCTGTGCTCTCTCAATCTCTCGACTCTCTCATACTCATCTGTCTCTGACTCTCTCACAGTCTCACTCTCTCGGATTGAACAGTCAAATCAGGTATTCTTTCTCTACTCTCACTCTCTCGGATTCAAGCTTCAGccaaatcataatttttttttcttatgatttgttttgtggttaagatttaagaacTTATTAAGATATTAGATATGTGATTTGTTTGTTAAGATATGTGATTGAATAAATCGGGTAAACTTCATAAATtttactctcactctctcagatTCAAGCTTCAGCCAAACCgtgtttagtttttttcttaacttgatttgttttttcattAACTATATATGGTTGTTCATGCATTTGAttgaatttcatttcatttcattaaaCAGTAAATTATGGCTCATCATAGTTCAAGGGATCCTGCATGGGCTCATGCCCGTGCAGGTACTTCCTTTGCTTTTGTGGCCTCTGCCCCTACAAGATCAGATGATCCCGCATGGGCTCATGCCCGTGCAATGCCTAACGCAAAAAATAACAATACATGTTTGCATTGTAATAAGTTGATTAAAGGGGGTGGTATTACTAGACTTAAGTATCATCTTGTTGGGATTAGGGGTCAAGTTGAACCATGTAAAAAGGTTTCATCTGATATTAGGTTTCAAATGAAACAAATGATTGAAgacttgaaaaaatataaacaaactaaaaagAGGATTCAATTAGAAATGGGGAACCCATATGATGttgatgaggaggaggaggaggatgaggTTAGGGTTGTTGAAAAGAGTCCCCCTCAAACATTAGGTAAATGAAAATCTAAGGGAAAGGATGTTGACACTGATATGGGTTAAATAAGaggaaagaagaagattaaGAGTTATTTTGCTCCTAGAACAACCCCCGGTGCTTAACCCTCTATAAGAAGTGCTTTGGCTACAAAAGCAATGATTGATAATGCAAAAATGAATGTGGCAAGATGGTGGTATCATTCTAATGTACCCTTTTATGCATCTCAGTCACCCTATTATCAACCTATGATAGATTCCATTGCTGCTGTTGGGCCAGGATTTAAGGGGCCTTCTTTTTATGAGTTGAGGGGACCTCTTTTGAAAAATGCTATCCATGAagttaatgattttttgttAGATATAAAAAATGATTGGAAAGTATATGGCTGTTTAGTGATGTCTGATGGGTGGACAAATCAAAAGCAACAaccaataatgaattttttggtgtattgtCCAAGGGGAGCCATGTTCTTGAAATCTATTGACACTTCAGGCCTTACAAAGGATGCTGAAACTTTGTTGAATATATTTGATTCTGTTGTTCAAGAAATTGGTGTGGAATATATTGTGCAATTGATTACAGATAATGCTTTTGCCTATAAAAAAGGCTGGAAAAAAATTACAGCACAAGTATGGTACTCTATCTTGGTCTCCTTGTGCAGCTCATTGCATAGACTTGATGTTGGAGAATATTGCTAATCCTAGATGGTGCACTCTTGTTGATGAAGCAATTAAGAAGGcaaaaaagataacaaagttCATTTACAACCATGGAGTTGTTTTAGACTTGATGAGGCAAGATTTTACAAATGGAAGAGAGTTATGTCGTCCTGCAATTACAAGGTTTGCCATTAACTTCTTAAGTCTACAGAGCATGCTAAGGTTCAAAAGGAGCTTAGACAAATGTTCACTTGTGGTAAATGTCTTTTATGCCCCCATGCTAAGATTGCCCTTGGGAAGGAGataagtaaaattgttttggaaGATTATTCGTTTTGGTCTCAATGCAAGCACATAGTGAAAGTTAGTGAGCCTTTAGTTAGAGTACTTCGTCTTGTTGATGGGGATGAGAAACCTGCTATGGGGTACTTGTATGAAGCAATggacaaagaaaaagaggaaataaaaagaaggttGAAGAACAAAGTTTCTTTGTATGGACATTATATTAGAGTTATTGATGCTAGATGGGACAAACAACTTCATAGTCCCCTGCATGCAGCAGGTTGCTTTCTTAGCCTTGCAATATACTTTAGGCCTTCATTTAAAAGGCAAAATGAAGCTCAAAGAGGGTTGCTAAGCACTCTAATGAGGTTGGTTCCCGATCCTGACATTCAAGACAAAATAAGTTCACAACTTGATGAgtacaaaaaatcaattggtgacTTTGGCACATCACTAGCAATTCGCCAACGAGAGAGACTAAATCCAGgtaaacattaataatttaatagtattTCCTTTCAATATGTCTATTTATCATTTGTAGTTGTTATTGTAAGATTACATGAGCAATgcttattttacatttttatttgttattgtaGTTTCATGGTGGGTGCAATTTGGACTTGGAGCTCCAGACTTACAATCATTTGCCATTCGTGTGCTAAGTCAATGTTGTAGTGCAACTGGTTGTGAGAGAAATTGGAGCACATTTGAATATGTTCActcaaagaagagaaatagaTTGGAACATACATGAGTAAATGATTTGGTCTTTGTCCATTATAATTTGAGGCTTCGAGAAAGGTAAATTTATAATCGTTACTCATATGTAAATGAAATGTactttcaaataattataatttataaaatgttaCTAATGTTTAATATTCTCATTGGTAGGAACATTCAAAGGAATAAGTATGCATTGGATCCTATAAGCTTGGATAACATTGACTTGATGGGAGATTGGGTGGCTGAAGAACCTGCACTTCTTAATCCAGATGACATAAATTGGGATTGTCTTAATGAACCAGCACCCCTAGTGAATGTGGAAGAGGATGTTGAACTTGAAACTATTGATgttgatgacgatgatgatgatgacaacaACAGTGAACATGTCTTGACAAATCTTCCAATGGGTGCTAGTAGTTCTCGTGGGAGTTCTTTTGATGTTGAATTTGATCCTTTTCTcatggatgatgatgaggaggaggagtaatattatgttaaattaaTGTTAAATGTTCTTATTGTGTGATGTTAAATTGATATTATATTGATGTTTAagacttaagagttaagactaagtgatgttatattgatgtttaagacttaagagttaagacgAAATGATTTGTATTGTTTGatatttggttatttatttattagaattgacaattttatgttctataagaatatatataaattattttttaggaaccCCGAAACACCCTCAAACGGTATGCCGAAATTGGCCAGTACCGAAATATTCCGTTCCACTGGACAAACCGAAACGGTATTAATAACAATGTTTTTTAGCATACCcataatttttgtattaaaaaaaaaacaaaataataataataataataattaaggactaatagtaataactaatcaAATAAAGCCCCATGGAGAGATAGAGActtgaaaatgttgtgaattgtTAAATGAAACACACTGTTTcactattaccaaaataaaagacctaaggttcaatatatatatatatatatataaaaaagcagAAACCTCATATTAGAGTGCACGAGGTCTTGCCATATGAcgctctaattttgcatttagcctttttttacctcatttcattaagttttttttactattatccaAAAGTTCATATTACcatatttttatcattatcttattaatcttttattaatttcttgaGCTTACGACACACATTTCTCTCAATGTTTTTAGCATACCCAccattttagtattaaaaacaaaaggaaaaataataataattaagaactaatagtaataactaactagATAAGGCCTTaatgagagatagagagaagtgaaaatgttgtagattaTTAAATGAAATGCATTGTTTtactattaccaaaataaaagagctaagattgaaaaatcatttttgagagagagaaagaagaatatGAGGAGTTGTCACCTTTGTTATACTAGCTTCCCACCACCATCAAGCCATTGAAATTCCaatgggtaattttttttttctttttaaattaggggcttaaatatgatttaggctTGGGTAATTTGATTGAATAGTTTTTGTCTTGGGTATATAAGAAGAGAGAATATTACTTTGGTGTGAAATGTAAAGCCATATTCTACCTTGGTTTTAAATCAACTATAAGTCACATTCGTATGCACTTGCCCACACAATGTCTTAATATCACAATATTGATGAGTAGAAGACGTTGAGAGAGTTGGGCATACTTTTATTTCATGGTATGCAATGTGATCATGacacaaattagttgattttcatgATTCTGTTACtctatttttggtttcatgatttgaaaaaaaattaatcttaccttgaGAAGGCTATAAATGTGCAGTGAAActactaaattaatttttgatatctcaaaatgtatatgtttttttactctttttttttttttttttttttttttttttttttactttttttaataatatatgtacaatatTCTTCAAAACTGTCtaatataaaatatcacaaaattatctGTGCATCGCACGAGCAACTTacaagttgtaaaaaaaattgcaaaattttatgTCCCTAAGAATTAATGATTCTGGATTAAATTAACTCGAGACTTTTATTAAATCATTTCTCTTTGGTGGGTTCAAGTGCACACATAAAAACCTATGCTTAAATTAAATAACTACAATTTGATCTTTTATGCttacattttaaatattatagttgtcaaaaaaagaaaaatctatagTCTATTGACTCTGATGCGGGaggcttaaaaagaaaactagtttagttttattttatcttgTAATTCAACTGTCTTTTTGTTggtcaataaatatatatatatatatatatatatatattctctagATCTGGTAGTTTATTaagttattatattttatttcccATGGTTATTAGGATTTagaagtctatatatataaccaaagtcTTGTACTCCTACTAGGAGGTTTATAgtaatgaataaaatttctattgaaAATACCTCATGGTCCGGCACTGACTCCAACAAATTGTAGGTTTAGGTTTCTAATATTTGGTGCTAAGTAGGCTTAAATGTTGACTTCTaggttctctattttttattatttatttatttatttttcatgttgaATTAATTTGGCTTAAACTGAGAGCAAAATTCGACCCACTTGACCAAAAGCATCACTGCCAATGAAGCCAAAactctggaaaaaaaaaaaaaccccccaCAAATATCTCTGCACCACTATGACCCACCCCTCATTGGCTACAGATCCCCACAACCATGGTTTTCAAATCCAAACCAAACTAGTTGGTCTGATTGGGTTGATTGAGAATTGACGATGCTATTTTTATATGTGAGAGAACCAGATATttaaataatctaaaaaaaaaaaaaaaaaaaacctcctgAACCAATggtggaataaaaaaatttgtcaaaaccGTCTGCTGGTTCAACTAGGTCAAggcttttttgaaaaacaattatGGTTCAATTGGGTCAAGGTtatatttattacatttattttagttttacatatttttagtatttttttaatgaagattAATAGTGTTTTGATTTATTATATCACCTCTCTCtcaatatattaaatattaataaatttattttatttgtaaaatctacttgtaatttaagtatatattaaggatttatttttaaagtgaatttaaaaaaattaaatcaaagtaaaggattattataaaattattttaaaaaaatttaaatgaaggattattataaaaaaatttatgcttatttatgttttattattaaCTATTAACGATAAattatcaagaatttttttttttttgataagtaaaaatgttttaataagaaaatttatttgaaagtttttttgtattttttaaagatattttagtcatttttactaatatttacatattttatacatttattttaattttagttgattactaaattaattgtggcctttaattttttttaatacatttctATCGTTTAATTATTTCTGAATGAACCTTAAAAATTGATGtgtcataaaatataaaattaatatatatatatatatatatatatataaatttaccttattataaacaataaatttcTGCATTGAACTTGGATTTAAACTAGAATATGAGAAGCAACGTTTATGAGAGCCTCATTTACTGACAAGCTAAATGTTTCTTCATACAAATTGACTCATAATTGATTAACATTTCTGATATGTTTTCCAGGACCACTACGAGGGCCCTGGTACTCTCAATCAATGTTTGCCTCAAAGTGAAATCCCAGGGCGgttcaaatctgaaaatattGCTAGATCCTCATCAGTAACAATCCAGCTACCTCTAAATTTGTATGACAATCTTGAGTGGATGGGATTTGCATTTTGTGCTGTTTTCTCATTTCAAAAACATCCTACTTCCGTTCCTATGAAATTAAGgttcagaattttcttttatcatcattgttagagatatatgttagacatattagcctaatgtaataggcccaagcccattcctgcttgtactagtagtctagggtttagtcgcctatatatactcatgttatagctcattgtaacacaggttattgtactacactctcatacaataaagatgtagcccttaagagATTCCTCCATGGATAtaggccgtcaaggctgaaccacgtaaccctcgtgttctcagtgttcctattctatgcttcatcttccgcatccactctagcatacacaacatgataTAACACTTCACGTCACgttgctaataataataatgttatttaacAATCATTTGTCATTTGAAGACCAACTTGGGTTGTATGAATCCATTATATAGCATTAGCGAAGAGGACGTAATAATATCATTACATCAACGTGGATTCCTTTGGTTATCATTCATTCCATGTTGGTTTCTTTCACCTGAATGGAGTCGATGCACTACGGTTGAATTCTCATTTGTGAGCGATAGTTCGGCTGTATCGGCGCTAAAGTGTGGGGTCGATCTTGTATACCGGCAAAAATTGGAATTTACACATAGAATGGTACAATGCATAACCTCATACGATGGTCCTTTCACATCGTATGAAAGATTTCCCTTTTATAATCCTGATCAATTCAGTGGCAGTGACGGCTCTAGGGGAACTTCTGGTCACTATTCTTATGAGCAATTCTACAAAACTGCCGCCTTGGTAAGATTTCTATACTAATAGTGCAAATAACATTGACGTAAAGGTGTTGGTTTCTTTCTCTAACACAAACCTGATCTTATTCCATTGAGATTGGCTTCCCACTTCATGATCcatattaaattttagaataatgTTTATTACAGGAACGTTAATGCACACACTTTTACGTATGCAAAAAAGCAATTGAAACAATTCCCCGGTTGTGGAAATAGTACTTTGCTTTTTCACGTGTGTAATGGTGTGTGTAACAAGTTTTTCCCACAATTTTATAAGACCTAATACCATATGTTCCTTGAAATATGCTTTTGATGATGttagagatattataaattctatcacataaattttataaattgatatttcactagtcaaagaaaaatattaaaactattacaaattttttttacaaaaaggCCTACAAACTATGTAgtaatgaatgtgattgatCATTGGTGCCACCTCAATaatgttataaaattaaattacttttttatgatGGGAGATACATCAATTTGAAGACTCTAGCATCACTGATTTTTAAATACAATGCAGAAAGTAATTAAAGCTAATTTACTTATTATGTTATTGACATGAATCCTAAATTCCATAATAATAAATCTTcaattatatatacttttctCCAACTACactattttttagaattttgataatttgatagttgaaaCAAGGGAGATTTGAATCTTGGATGCTTTCATGGAAACACTGAAAAGTACCAATAAGTTGAGCTACAAGACTGTCGGCAATataaactttctttaattagtaataaatttcattattgaACTTTGATTTCAAACTAGAATATGACAAGGATCATTTATGACTTTTGAGCCTCATTTATTGACAACTTAAGTCTTTCTAAATACAAATTGAATCTATCGTCTTCTAATTAATGATGTGGTTTCAGTAACAGCAATGCCACTCTTGGTAGTATCCTTTTTGTTGTGGGTAAAATTTTCTTGGTCAACATGTTTATAGGGCTCATAACTATGTTAACATCACACAAACTTAGTCAAGCTTGATTATCATTTATGATATGTCTTGCAGGACCGCTATAACAATCGTAGTATTTTCAATCAATGTATTCTTCAATGTGAAATCTCAGAGTGGTTCAGCCATGACTCGCTACCGTCAGATTTGTCACCTAAGTTTGTAAgaattttatagtaaaattggcAATACCTTTAACATTTATATAAACTATTGGTTTTCTTAAGTGCATTTATACGGATTTGTTCGTACAAAACATGCCACCAAACAAggattaaataatattatattcaaCACTAAACAGGTATgattagctctctctctaattttatgCGGTATTACTCTTTTGCAGGACTTTCATCCATCCActttgtataatttttgtttccctCCAAGTAAAATTCAAGACTGGTTTTGTCATCCGAATCATGGACACTTAGTGACAATTGACCTACCCTCAAATTTGTACCACGATAGTAATTGGATGGGACTTGTTCTATATGCTTCTTTCTCCATCAATGGGGATCCAAACATCATCTTTAGCAATCTGGCATCAGGAAAATCTCACTTCCTATATTGTCAATGCCAAATGAGTATGGCTAATATCGATAATCAAAAAATTGCTTTCTCCACCAATAAAGAAGAAATCACGTGGTTACTTAATCTAGGTGAATTCATTTAGATATGCTACGAACCAGGAAAGCCATTTAAGAATATGTTGCGACACTGCAGCCACATTAAGGCCTCATTTGAGAGTGATTGGTTAAGCGTGATAGTGCAGAATTGTGCGTTACAACTTTTGTACCAGCATGATCAAGTGCAGTTTGAGCAAGAACTAAAACACTGAAACAAATTGATTTCAGAGAATCGAAAGCTTGTTTGTAAACAACAAGaggatcaaaaaaaaaaaaaaaaaaaaattgaacaatacCATGTTGATAAGGGACttcaaagaaaaatcttttctAATATTGACTTTGAAGTTAAAATATTTCCAAGGCTAATTGATCAACCGGAGACTGATGAAACTGAGATTCAACTTGGCCAAAGTGACCTGCTGGTAAGTcatctccctccctctctctcactctcattcaTTAGACAAAATACATTTCACCTGATTGTTTAGGATATATGAAATTGATGCTGACATATGCttctgatttatttatttatttattaaataactAGCACATTAAGATGTTTCACCTCCAAAAATATTGAAAGGACCAGTTTTTTTAGCCCTATTagattaaatgaataaattcatcatctcctaatagcttaagtttttttgggagaatcagTAATTCAACATGATATCAAAGAAAGAGGTTTTGGGTTCAATCCGTTGTGTCCACCATACCTCCCATTTAGTAATTTGAAGGGGGACTGTTagattaaatgaataaattcacTATCTCctaatattttaaacttttgggagaaTCGGTAATTTGACAAATCCAAATTAATTTTGTAGCGGTTTATAgattaattacaaattaattcCGATATGTGATCACAATTGCTTGATTAGAAACCACCAAATAGCAAgcacaaaaatccaaaatatgaCGTTTTCCTCAATTTTTGAGGTGAAGACACCTATAATAATGTTACCGACTATCTATACTATACCTTGAAAGATCACGAGCCTATCCCCTTCAAGGATAATTAAGAAGTTATGATGGGAGAGCCCATTTCTAAGATACTCTTGGATGCAATTAAGAAATCAAGGATCGGGAGGATGGCGATCATCATTTTCTTCAAAGTTTTTCACGCAGTGCTCGGGAGAATTTGTGTTTAATGCATGGAGGGAGGGATAAGAGTGTTGCCcattttctacccaaaaaaaaagttttgtgatatgtgaattctagttttgttttgatcCGATTAATAACCTAATTCGACTTATAAATATTACAGTTTTAAATGGGAGATAATGTGAGGCTTAGTCTATAGAGTAGAGGCTTGACCCATTTTTAGCTATGCCGTTGTTTAGGATATAAATAATGTTGCTTCAGAATTGCGGTTTGATGAATTGAAATTTGTAATGTCACTGTTGTATTTTTCTCTGACATAGTGAAAATCTTTGTAGCTTTATAGACATAGGCACATTGCTTaaccacataaatttttttatgtcattatttctttatgcaatttttttaatctctgtTTTCACGTCTTATTGGTTCTAGTCATTAGTTTAAATCCCTAACACGTAAAACGTTTCCAGGAGAACCAAGAGGAGGTGGACTAGAGGAGAGTTGCTTCAAAAGAACTGATCGAAATCTCTAGAGAGCATTTAGAGAAAGGGTAAAACTTTTGATCTTCTTTTAATGAGAATCCTTTTTTGCTTGTTCTGACCGCgatacttaattaatttttcgtTTCAGTTTTGAttgtattaaaaatgaaaatatatattgtttgtacACATTATTGTCATTCTGTGTTAAATTATTTAACCCATAATGTATATGTGAAATTGTGCAGTTGATGAGAGAGGAATATGTTTGTGACAAGAGTGGAGCCACCACATGGGGTGCCCccttcccaatttttttttttgagaaaatactttttttcttaagaatattattaaaaatatgatattattaGCTTTGGTATCCTTAAAATTTTACGTGCATCTTTCATAAGAAAAAATGTGTTaattgttttagaaaaaaattttaatattcaaGAGGTTCCATATTTTAAGAATGCAAATGTGATATCataaataagaataagaataaaaatataagtaTACCATAGATACAATaagacaaagtttggctacaaacttggttgtagctTAAGGTTACAactcctattaaaaaaattaacatgactatatatttttaaaatttaacgGATTACgtattatttatgttcttaatacatatgtcaaatttcatacCAATCGGATgctatttactatttgatctataaacatatttttgtgtataattttaaactacaaaaaatgaaatt includes the following:
- the LOC115984951 gene encoding uncharacterized protein LOC115984951 codes for the protein MAHHSSRDPAWAHARAGTSFAFVASAPTRSDDPAWAHARAMPNAKNNNTCLHCNKLIKGGGITRLKYHLVGIRGQVEPCKKVSSDIRFQMKQMIEDLKKYKQTKKRIQLEMGNPYDVDEEEEEDESPYYQPMIDSIAAVGPGFKGPSFYELRGPLLKNAIHEVNDFLLDIKNDWKVYGCLVMSDGWTNQKQQPIMNFLVYCPRGAMFLKSIDTSGLTKDAETLLNIFDSVVQEIAHCIDLMLENIANPRWCTLVDEAIKKIALGKEISKIVLEDYSFWSQCKHIVKVSEPLVRVLRLVDGDEKPAMGYLYEAMDKEKEEIKRRLKNKVSLYGHYIRVIDARWDKQLHSPLHAAGCFLSLAIYFRPSFKRQNEAQRGLLSTLMRLVPDPDIQDKISSQLDEYKKSIGDFGTSLAIRQRERLNPVSWNIQRNKYALDPISLDNIDLMGDWVAEEPALLNPDDINWDCLNEPAPLVNVEEDVELETIDVDDDDDDDNNSEHVLTNLPMGASSSRGSSFDVEFDPFLMDDDEEEE
- the LOC115987912 gene encoding uncharacterized protein LOC115987912 isoform X1, yielding MNPLYSISEEDVIISLHQRGFLWLSFIPCWFLSPEWSRCTTVEFSFVSDSSAVSALKCGVDLVYRQKLEFTHRMVQCITSYDGPFTSYERFPFYNPDQFSGSDGSRGTSGHYSYEQFYKTAALDRYNNRSIFNQCILQCEISEWFSHDSLPSDLSPKFDFHPSTLYNFCFPPSKIQDWFCHPNHGHLVTIDLPSNLYHDSNWMGLVLYASFSINGDPNIIFSNLASGKSHFLYCQCQMSMANIDNQKIAFSTNKEEITWLLNLGEFI
- the LOC115987912 gene encoding uncharacterized protein LOC115987912 isoform X2, which codes for MNPLYSISEEDVIISLHQRGFLWLSFIPCWFLSPEWSRCTTVEFSFVSDSSAVSALKCGVDLVYRQKLEFTHRMVQCITSYDGPFTSYERFPFYNPDQFSGSDGSRGTSGHYSYEQFYKTAALDFHPSTLYNFCFPPSKIQDWFCHPNHGHLVTIDLPSNLYHDSNWMGLVLYASFSINGDPNIIFSNLASGKSHFLYCQCQMSMANIDNQKIAFSTNKEEITWLLNLGEFI